GCGACACGCAAGCGCGCGCGTGCGCACGCGATCGGGGTACACGTGTCGGCACGCGCACGCCGACGACGGGAGGTCCGGTGAGCGACGCGAATGCCGTGACCGTCGACGTCCGCCGGGCGCCGCAGCGCTTCCACACGCGACTTCCGTGGCTCGACTCGTGGCACTCGTTCAGCTTCGGCGAGCACTACGACCCCGACAACACGCACCACGGGCTCCTGCTCGTGAACAACGACGACACGGTCGAGCCGCGGTCGGGGTTCGGCACGCACTCGCACCGCGACATGGAGATCGTCACGTGGGTGCTCTCCGGCGAGCTCGAGCACCGCGACAGCGCCGGGCATCACGGCGTGATCCGCCCGGGCGTCGCGCAGCGCATGAGCGCGGGGCGCGGCGTCGCGCACTCCGAACAGAACCCGAGCCCGGACGAAGCCGTCCACTTCGTCCAGATGTGGGTGCTTCCCGACACGCGCGGGCTCGACCCGTCCTACGAGCAACGCGACATCGGCCCGTCGATCGCACGCGGTGTGCTCACGCCGGTCGCGTCAGGCCGCGCACACGACGGCGCCGTCTCGATCCACCAGCGCGACGCGGTGCTCTGGTGCGCGCACCTGGAACCCGGCGACACGGTCCGACTCCCCGGAGCCCTTCACGTGCACGTCTTCGTCACACGCGGTGGCGCCGCGCTCGACGGAACGGAGCTCTCGGCCGGCGACGCCGTGCGCCTGACGCACGCGGGCGAGCAGTCGCTGTCCGGGACGCGCGACGGCACGGAGATCCTCGTCTGGGAGACGGCGTGAGCGCGCCCGCCGCGTAGCTCAGACGTCCGGCGCGAACGCCGGGCCCATCTCGTCGTCCACGAGCGCGGACGCCTGCTCGAAGCCGGCGCGACGCAACCGCCGCTTCGTTGCTCCGTAGACCCGTGTCGGGAGCTCGACGAGCTGCTCGGCGAACTCGTCGACCCGTGCACCGAGGCGCTCTCCGCCGACGATCTCGTGGACGAACCGGCGCTCGGCCGCCTCGCGCGGCGACATCACGGCCGCGCTCAGGATCGCCTCCTGCGCACCGACGGGCCCGAGCGCGGACTGCACGATCACCGTCGCCCACGTCGGCATGACGAGCGAGATGGCCGTCTCCGTCAGGCCGATGCTCGCGTCGACGTCGGCCGCGATCCGCCAGTCGCACGCGAGCGCGAGCACCGCACCACCCGCAACGGCGTGACCGGTGATCGCGGCGATCGTCGGGAACGGCGCGTTCCAGACCGCGAGCAAGCCGCGTGCGATCCGTCGGAGCGTCGCCGTGCGCGCGACCGGGTCGTCGGAGCGCACGAGGTTCAGGTCGATCCCGCCCGAGAAGCACCGTTCGCGCCCCCACAGCACGAGCGCGCCTGCGCGGTCGGCCTCGGTGCGCGCGAGCACGTCCTCGAGACCGGCGAGCGACTCGTCGTTCAGCGCATTCGCCTTGCCGTCGTCCATCCGGGCGTGCGCGACCCGGCCCCTGAGCTCGTACGTCACTGACACGGGCCGATCGTGTCACACCGGGATGTCTTGCACGCGGTGTGAAAGCTCCTTACCCTTCCCGCGGTGGCGACGGAGACCGCCTCGGACGCGGGCACCGACGGTCGCACGGCTCGAGCGGCACGCACGCGCGACGCGGTCGTCGAGGCGCTCCTGTCCCTCATCGACGAGGGGGACGTGCGGCCACCAGCTCGGCGGGTCGCGGAGCGTGCGGGCGTGTCGCTGCGGTCCGTCTACGTCCACTTCGACGACCTCGAGGACCTCTACTGCGCGGCCGCGAAGCGCCAGTACCGGCGCATCTCGGCGCTCGTCGTCACGCTCCCGACGGACGGCCCCCTCGACGCACGGCTGCGCGCATTCGTCGACCAGCGCGCCCGCGTCCTCGAAGCCGGTGCGCCCGTCCGGCGCGCCGGACTGTTCCACGCGGTCACGTCACCGACCCTCGCGCGCGTCATGCACGTCAGCCGGAAGGCAGGCCGCGCCGAGGTCGAGAAGGTCTTCGGCACCGAGCTCGACACCTACGCACGTGACGCCACCGAACGGCGCCATCTCCTCGCCGCGCTCACGACGGCAGCCAGCGCGGCGACGTGGGAGACGTTGCGCGAGCACGAGCAGCTCGGGATCGACGACGCGGCCGCGGTGATGCACGACATGCTCGCCGCGATCCTCGCGTCGCGCCGTCCGAGAACCGCCGCGCGGCGCGGCGGACCACGCGCCCGCGCGGCGCCAAGGCGAGCGCGGGGTTAGCTTCCGCAGGCCACCGGACCGAGGGGGAGTCGGGTTGCCGGTCGCGACGAACGAAGCGGGGACGTCCGCCATTCGGAGTGTCGGCGCGGGTCTTCGTGCGCACGACATCGACCCCGGGCGCGCGAGCGCGTTCCTCGTCATGCCGGTCATCGCGCT
The Acidimicrobiia bacterium DNA segment above includes these coding regions:
- a CDS encoding pirin family protein — protein: MSDANAVTVDVRRAPQRFHTRLPWLDSWHSFSFGEHYDPDNTHHGLLLVNNDDTVEPRSGFGTHSHRDMEIVTWVLSGELEHRDSAGHHGVIRPGVAQRMSAGRGVAHSEQNPSPDEAVHFVQMWVLPDTRGLDPSYEQRDIGPSIARGVLTPVASGRAHDGAVSIHQRDAVLWCAHLEPGDTVRLPGALHVHVFVTRGGAALDGTELSAGDAVRLTHAGEQSLSGTRDGTEILVWETA
- a CDS encoding enoyl-CoA hydratase/isomerase family protein; this encodes MSVTYELRGRVAHARMDDGKANALNDESLAGLEDVLARTEADRAGALVLWGRERCFSGGIDLNLVRSDDPVARTATLRRIARGLLAVWNAPFPTIAAITGHAVAGGAVLALACDWRIAADVDASIGLTETAISLVMPTWATVIVQSALGPVGAQEAILSAAVMSPREAAERRFVHEIVGGERLGARVDEFAEQLVELPTRVYGATKRRLRRAGFEQASALVDDEMGPAFAPDV
- a CDS encoding TetR/AcrR family transcriptional regulator: MATETASDAGTDGRTARAARTRDAVVEALLSLIDEGDVRPPARRVAERAGVSLRSVYVHFDDLEDLYCAAAKRQYRRISALVVTLPTDGPLDARLRAFVDQRARVLEAGAPVRRAGLFHAVTSPTLARVMHVSRKAGRAEVEKVFGTELDTYARDATERRHLLAALTTAASAATWETLREHEQLGIDDAAAVMHDMLAAILASRRPRTAARRGGPRARAAPRRARG